From a single Nocardioides sp. dk884 genomic region:
- a CDS encoding HNH endonuclease, which produces MRAIRLKRRARIRAASFVFSERDWRRLLNYYRRSCAYCGDDTRELQREHVIPLVRGGTHGVGNIVPACAPCNYAKKDKLVVEWRRPSFSPVRKGWLP; this is translated from the coding sequence ATGCGAGCTATCCGACTCAAGCGGAGAGCTCGGATCCGCGCCGCGAGTTTTGTTTTCTCCGAGAGAGACTGGAGACGTCTTCTCAACTACTACCGGCGCTCATGCGCCTACTGCGGCGATGACACGAGGGAACTCCAGCGTGAGCACGTGATCCCTCTGGTTCGGGGTGGCACTCACGGCGTTGGGAACATCGTCCCAGCCTGTGCGCCATGCAACTACGCGAAGAAGGACAAGCTCGTAGTCGAGTGGCGCCGTCCTTCGTTCTCGCCTGTCCGCAAGGGATGGCTGCCCTGA
- a CDS encoding ATP-binding protein has translation MTEDNVSGTEDQGSRVEAKAEKRFFIEMLIKDIELLPAIVDLADNSIDAARRLHPDGNLAGQWVNVNVSPTEFRIQDNSGGIDIDVARQYAFRFGRAREFQGVPKSVGQFGVGMKRAIFKIGDEFEVTSAYKKIKTDTLARGDSRFTMKVDVREWEKKDDWSFTLGPHEEATTLGADVEAGSTIVVRKLHLSVADDFKDGSIIDDLKRELRLRHQESLDRGLTLTVNGRAQTGTRPTLQQSELISPIRRTFDVAVPEKDGKVRVEIFAGTIQGETKRDGDEVDLGDAESFQDPSDAGWYLFCNDRLLMVADTSSVTGWGNPAAAFHPQYRLFRGYVYLSADDASLLPWNTTKTAVDRDSTVFRSVASAMKSTLVEVQAAINKQVKARRNYLADVREVEARGVEAPPAKPQLLAAFDETDNVPLRDLPDSPKMVTPPEPLKKRAAPPPPPDFKRIQYEVDLEDFERVSVVLGTSSGSEVGRQTFAYFLDAEVH, from the coding sequence ATGACTGAGGACAACGTCTCCGGGACCGAAGACCAGGGATCTAGGGTCGAAGCGAAGGCAGAGAAGCGCTTCTTCATCGAGATGCTCATCAAGGACATCGAACTTCTCCCCGCGATCGTTGATCTCGCCGACAACAGCATCGACGCAGCACGTCGCCTACACCCAGACGGCAACCTGGCCGGTCAGTGGGTGAACGTGAATGTCAGTCCCACGGAGTTCCGTATCCAGGACAACTCCGGCGGCATCGACATCGACGTCGCGCGCCAGTACGCGTTCCGCTTCGGCAGGGCGCGTGAGTTTCAAGGCGTGCCGAAGTCCGTCGGTCAGTTCGGTGTAGGCATGAAGCGCGCCATCTTCAAGATCGGCGACGAGTTCGAGGTCACGTCGGCGTACAAGAAGATCAAGACGGACACCCTGGCGCGCGGAGACAGTCGTTTCACCATGAAGGTGGACGTGCGGGAGTGGGAGAAAAAGGACGACTGGTCGTTCACCCTCGGCCCACACGAGGAGGCGACCACTCTCGGCGCCGATGTCGAGGCAGGATCCACGATTGTTGTCAGGAAGCTCCACTTGAGTGTCGCCGATGACTTCAAAGATGGGTCGATCATCGACGACCTAAAGCGCGAGTTACGCCTTCGCCACCAAGAGTCACTTGATCGTGGCCTGACGCTCACTGTAAACGGACGGGCGCAGACAGGAACGCGCCCCACGTTGCAGCAGTCGGAACTCATCTCGCCCATTCGACGCACTTTCGATGTCGCAGTTCCCGAGAAGGACGGCAAGGTCCGAGTAGAGATCTTTGCCGGAACCATCCAGGGCGAGACCAAGCGCGACGGCGACGAGGTCGACCTCGGCGACGCGGAGAGTTTCCAAGACCCGAGCGACGCGGGCTGGTACCTGTTCTGCAACGACCGGCTTCTGATGGTCGCCGACACTAGCTCGGTCACCGGTTGGGGAAACCCGGCCGCCGCATTTCACCCGCAGTATCGCCTCTTCCGGGGGTACGTCTATCTCAGCGCGGACGACGCGTCACTGCTTCCATGGAATACGACGAAGACAGCCGTTGACCGCGATTCAACCGTGTTCCGCAGCGTGGCTAGCGCCATGAAATCAACCCTCGTAGAGGTTCAGGCTGCCATCAACAAGCAGGTCAAGGCGCGGCGCAACTACCTCGCAGACGTCCGTGAAGTGGAAGCGCGTGGAGTGGAGGCACCTCCCGCGAAGCCCCAACTCCTCGCTGCATTCGACGAAACCGACAACGTGCCGCTTCGTGACCTCCCGGACTCTCCCAAAATGGTGACCCCGCCCGAGCCACTCAAGAAGCGTGCCGCCCCGCCTCCTCCCCCTGACTTCAAGCGGATCCAGTACGAGGTCGACCTTGAAGACTTCGAGCGCGTCTCGGTCGTCCTAGGCACCTCGAGCGGATCCGAGGTGGGGCGTCAGACGTTCGCCTACTTCCTCGATGCTGAGGTCCACTGA
- a CDS encoding DNA cytosine methyltransferase produces MTYDPAPLRRPLAVDLFSGVGGLALGFEQAGFDVVAAVEYDPVHATTHLFNFPQTEILCRDIGLVTADQVRAAARKGFARVRPDEKWDGRLDALIGGPPCQGFSSGGKREDGDARNELLGHFVRLVEELRPATFCLENVNGLLESKFDVVREGAFKRLRAAGYALSGTDSAVDAVNFGVPQGRKRVLVLGTLGDRPPGRPAQVSGSITVEQALSGLPDPSTYDVLLQSDEATLSDVDLLARSASQSAYARRLAGLDSDVLDLSYERAWDPGLLTSSRRTIHQAEVVKRFGETLPGTVEPISRFYRLPLDGPSRTLRAGTGSERGSHTSPRPIHPTEPRVITAREAARLHGYPDWFRFHTTNWHAHRQIGNSVPPPLARAAAQALIDALHVEPARPGAVEASDSSLLSLSPRGSELRLMDVVVEQLPKKRRRPVSSEDAEQSAS; encoded by the coding sequence GTGACGTACGACCCCGCCCCGCTGCGCCGCCCGCTGGCTGTGGATCTGTTCTCGGGCGTCGGTGGCTTGGCCCTGGGCTTCGAGCAGGCGGGGTTCGACGTAGTCGCGGCTGTGGAGTACGACCCGGTACACGCGACCACCCACCTGTTCAACTTCCCCCAGACTGAGATCCTGTGCCGGGACATTGGGCTAGTGACCGCTGATCAGGTGCGGGCAGCGGCTCGGAAGGGCTTCGCACGAGTGCGCCCCGATGAGAAGTGGGACGGTCGCCTCGACGCGCTGATCGGTGGGCCACCGTGCCAGGGGTTTTCGTCGGGCGGCAAGCGCGAGGACGGTGACGCGCGCAACGAGCTCCTGGGCCACTTCGTTCGGCTGGTCGAGGAGTTGCGTCCAGCGACGTTCTGTCTCGAGAACGTGAACGGCCTACTCGAGAGCAAGTTCGATGTGGTGCGCGAAGGCGCCTTCAAGAGGCTCCGTGCCGCCGGTTACGCGCTCTCTGGGACCGACTCCGCTGTCGACGCAGTCAACTTCGGGGTCCCACAAGGACGCAAGCGCGTCCTCGTCCTGGGGACCCTCGGTGACCGCCCGCCCGGGCGTCCCGCTCAGGTTTCCGGGTCTATTACTGTCGAGCAGGCTCTGAGCGGTCTGCCTGACCCATCGACGTACGACGTTCTTCTGCAGTCCGACGAAGCCACATTGTCGGACGTGGATCTCCTGGCGCGATCAGCGTCCCAGTCGGCCTACGCGCGCAGGTTGGCAGGTCTCGATTCTGATGTGCTGGACCTGTCGTACGAGCGAGCTTGGGACCCGGGCCTGCTTACGTCGTCTCGCCGCACCATTCACCAGGCGGAGGTCGTGAAGAGGTTCGGCGAGACACTCCCCGGCACGGTCGAGCCGATCAGTCGGTTCTACCGCCTCCCTCTCGACGGGCCGTCCCGGACGCTCAGAGCGGGAACTGGCTCAGAGCGGGGTTCGCACACTTCGCCGCGCCCCATCCACCCAACGGAGCCGAGGGTTATCACCGCCCGGGAGGCGGCGAGGCTCCACGGGTACCCCGACTGGTTCCGGTTCCACACGACGAACTGGCACGCGCACCGGCAGATCGGTAACAGCGTTCCACCGCCTCTGGCGCGCGCGGCGGCACAAGCCCTCATCGACGCGCTCCACGTCGAGCCTGCTCGGCCGGGGGCCGTCGAGGCGTCAGACTCTTCGCTCCTGTCGCTGTCGCCTCGGGGCTCCGAGCTCCGACTGATGGACGTCGTCGTCGAGCAACTGCCCAAGAAGCGACGGCGACCGGTTTCATCGGAGGACGCCGAACAATCGGCTTCATAG
- a CDS encoding O-methyltransferase, with product MTVRSYDFRPAKAAQRRMVVDACRRLPAIERLDQYQYVGFGGLEFIDFIEFHIALGVQPMTSIERNKPKESRFRFNMPYESIRLLMGESRDRLPDVDWDSRRAIVWLDYTDQLTTNILRDVDYVVRTARPGSMLLVTINGGISSVLADRLPNLREKLGDLVDQELTPKDMKRSGAAREQKRILSQHASTACREAHGRPFLQLFDIQYADGSLMHTWGGLIVDDEMTRQVEHCHFEHLEFIRFDGEDPLEIEVPFLTEREMEYLLRSLAGGEAEEATELPDLDPEPGGVDEDPEAPADVKPQPPTVSGVSKQDIENFRSIYRYRAGAR from the coding sequence GTGACCGTCCGTTCCTATGACTTCCGCCCAGCCAAGGCGGCCCAGCGGAGGATGGTCGTCGACGCGTGCCGCCGCCTGCCAGCGATTGAGCGGCTGGACCAGTACCAGTACGTCGGCTTCGGCGGCCTGGAGTTCATCGACTTCATCGAGTTTCACATCGCCCTCGGCGTCCAACCAATGACAAGCATCGAGCGGAACAAGCCCAAGGAGTCGCGCTTCCGATTCAACATGCCCTATGAGTCGATTCGACTACTCATGGGTGAGTCTCGCGACAGGCTCCCCGACGTCGACTGGGACAGTCGACGGGCCATCGTCTGGCTGGACTACACAGATCAGCTAACGACCAACATTCTGCGAGACGTCGACTACGTCGTTCGAACGGCTCGCCCGGGAAGCATGTTGCTAGTCACCATCAACGGTGGGATCAGCTCGGTTCTCGCTGACCGTCTGCCCAATCTCAGGGAGAAGCTCGGCGACCTAGTCGACCAGGAGCTCACTCCGAAGGACATGAAGCGCTCCGGGGCGGCGAGAGAGCAGAAGAGGATCCTCTCTCAGCACGCCTCAACCGCTTGCCGCGAAGCTCACGGACGGCCCTTTCTTCAGTTGTTCGACATTCAGTACGCGGACGGCTCGCTCATGCACACCTGGGGAGGCTTGATTGTCGACGATGAGATGACGCGCCAGGTCGAGCACTGTCACTTCGAGCACCTTGAGTTCATCCGCTTTGATGGGGAGGACCCACTTGAGATCGAGGTGCCCTTCCTGACTGAGCGTGAGATGGAATACCTGCTCAGGAGTCTTGCTGGAGGCGAGGCCGAGGAGGCAACCGAGTTGCCCGACCTCGACCCGGAGCCTGGTGGCGTAGATGAGGACCCAGAGGCGCCGGCGGACGTGAAGCCTCAACCTCCCACGGTCTCGGGCGTGAGTAAGCAGGACATCGAGAACTTCCGTTCGATCTACCGTTACAGGGCTGGTGCTCGGTAG